From the genome of Plasmodium relictum strain SGS1 genome assembly, chromosome: 3:
AGAAAAtcgaaatattttaaaaatgtagaataatgttaaaatatatttttattttataatagataaatataaaaaatatattgaaacACTTATAAGTGATATaacaaatttatttttcactTAAAAATTATAGGACACATCTACAAAATTTAGTGAAAAATAAAGCAAAAAgtgtgtatttttttttttttaaattaacacattttgaaaaatatacgTGCTGATatgaaaaaagagaaaatagttacatattttatatacttcactttttctatatatttttcattataaaaatattaaagtaaaaaaaatgaatatacatatttttacacaatcaaagtttttttttaaagagaTTTTATTCTCacaaataagaaaaatgtattaaaaaatcCATTATCAAATCAATTGTTAggaacagaaaaaaaaatgtgcaTGCATGtctaatttttaaaacaaataacCTATAACTTTTTTGGGTTTTTTAATCTTTGGTTActaaaaaatgttatatcACATgtacatttaaaatatttaagaaattataatatattttttttttttttatcaaagaTAGTTACATAgacatatttttcattattttgtttttttaattaactaATATTTAAAGTTTATATTAATAGATGCCTATATGTATTCAATAGAATATATAACAATGAATCatctattattatttacactggaattttgataaataatttttataaatgtaattaatttttttttttttttgtatgatataaataaatttataatattcttgtataataattttttaactcACTATTTTAATCAATGgtgttaaaattaatttttattttgaaatgGCAAAGGAATGATGTAACTGAAAGAATTTTAGTTATTGTTCTTATActgaaattattttaaggGTACAAggaatttattattttcataatttttatgctTTTTctcaaaataaatattaaaatatatttatttcttttaatttttttttttcggtTTCCATTTGTAAGtggaaattttaatatatacactattgataaaaatatttatatatttttgtatgaaaagaaaaaaaaaaatagacagAAAAACACCGCATGCTCTTTTgcttttatttgatttattttattttttttttttttgtcatttataaatacttaaaaaaacaaattcgTAAGAgcctttaaaaataaaatgtaattttttaacaCATATATTgggtatttttatttttttatatatcagatattaaataatttattactgaataattctttaaaattaagATATTTTACATCTATTTCTTTAGAAAATTAATCCTTTTGAAACATTTAAGCATTTTACTTATATGCCCCAAAGTTAgctataatttattttgtaaGAATATTTACcttaaagatataaaaaatttaaaaaaaaattaattatataaaaaaagaaataaaaaataaaagtttacCAATGTTATAAagaacttaaaaaaatatacatataccataagaaataaataagtaaaattaaTGTAATATACATATGAATCTTATAAGTTTTTTAACTTATTACTTGCAatcttatctttttttattgtatataaccctaataaaaaaattatatttttcctttctaattttttcttatataataTGTTGAATGTGCTAAATCCTATTTCTCGTAATTATAGCCatcattgtttttattagataatttatatgttagtattttttaatattacaaTAATGTTCTAAACTATTTCATTAGTAATaatcttcatcttcatcatcatcttcatcttcatatTCATATTCATCGTCGTCTTCATATTCTTCTTCATAATCCTTGtcattctttttctttttagaaTCAGATTTATTTGAACTTGTTGTTCTTTCTTCATGTGTAGGTAAAGGAGCTTTTTCTTCACCTAAAAATTTGGGAGGTGATGGACTGGGTTCGcttgaaaataaagaagataCGGCTGATACTACACCAGATATAGAGCTAATAATAGATGTGATATTAAACAATGCTCCAATAAACTGAGAAAAGGAATGTGGatatctttttaataaattatttgaattatgtGTATACTTTTCTATACTACCATTTCCTTCATATccgttatttttttttattactaaatttttctttttcataattaattcattttctaaCAAAAGAGACATAATTTCCTCATCATCTTTTTCttgaatatttatattaaacaCATATCTACTAAAAACATAATTCGTAATTGAATAATTtgttttaaatgaaaatgtttGTCTCTCTTTATATAAGGTGTCACTAAATGAGCTAATTTCATCTAAAGGAAATAAATCAGGTAATCTCTTTTGTACATCTAAAATAtctactttatttttttcattatatactCCTAATCCTTTGGCTTCATCTATATTTAAATCATCAAAAATGAAAACTGCTCTAATTTCAGTtgcatattttttcatataatatttatatgttcTCAACGAATTATCTATTAGCTTTTCATTTTGATCTTCTAAATTTGATTGATCAATAATAACTCTTgcttcatttaaaaatttaaatctttTATCTTTTACTATATCATTTAATGTAATAGCACATATATgcttaatattaataaaaaaaattgaaaaaattaaaaaatagaaaaaagttttcatttttattagtaaTTTTAAGATCTATATAGTAtgtttataatttctttagagtaaattaatttaatttaaattctaAGAATTATTCAAAGTAAAATTTAagcaaatttaaaaaaagatacatataaaataatgttaaaaatataaggTTATGGAAtcaaaagtaaaatataataaaaaaaaaaaaaaaactcttAAATActatttgaaaaattattaaaagtttttattttctcttagagaaaatttttttactagctatttctttctttttttttttttttaatatttacttattcaaaaaagaaaaaaaaagcttaaataagataaaaaattttataattaactTTATAATAAACTATAAAAAAGAGTCTAAATTTGTTTAGCTAGACAAATGTAGATTATTTGTAGTATGTTGACTTTTAGCTagacataatttttttttttttaattcacaaaaatttataaaatataaaagataattataACAATACGTTAAAAAGTCTAAATAAGTATATAGAGAATTTGAATTATTTGGCCagatgtaaaaataatatatattgaacAACTTTCcaatattcctttttttaaagttgTAACcgttaaatgaaataatttcaATTACTCATTgtcaaaaataatatatgaatatatattatttttaaatgaaattatatcTAGTAATTTAAACATTGAAATAATTATTTGATATCAAAAAatgcataaaaaaattcttttacaTTTCAAGttaaatttattagaaaaaaagtgCAAAAGTTGTTGAAATaatctttataaaaattttgactACATTTATTAACAATTAttactgaaaaaaaaaaagaaaatacatatatgCCATAAGGAAAGttcctatatttttttaatttgcttttatataaaaaaatattaaaattgtaattattcattttttatataatttctattgaaatatatatatatatatatatatattctaaataattattcaaaTGAGATAtgtcaaaataaaaaaaaaaaattaaaaatataaaagaaaatatatttgatatGTAACTTTTGTTGTCTTTATGAGAGTTACGtaatataacaaataatCTTGTTCacaaaagatatataaaaaatctgaataaaaaagaataaatcttatattaatttaaaattttttctgtaaaatatattaaaaaaaattataaaaaaaaaaataaaaaaagaattttactAATTTTTATGTTCAAAACTtcgtatttttttatagatttcaaaaaaaaaaaaaaaaacctgaagtttatattttttaaatataattaatcttcctttttaaataaataaatgagaAAACATGTTTTTGAAAAAGCAAAATAAGTATGATTTAAAAtggaaatatataaaaaatatttagagaaataataaaaataagaataattataaaaatatatttaatttaaaaatgataaagtTCATAAAAGTTtgattaaaatattaaaattatatcaaCAAATAAGATtagagaataaaaaaaaaaaaaataaaaattacacaTTGAAGTAATTTCAGAAGTAAAATTAAAcactaaaaaatatatacaaagaaaaaaatataaagtttttgaaatcaaaaatatatatagatgaAAATTACTACGAAAAATggactaaaaaaaaaaacataaattaattatttaaaaattaaaaaatatatataaaataatgaaaagaatgatttgaaaaaatgtaactatataataatgaaaaatgtaattaaaaatattgtattatatatattttgttttatacagcatacaaaatatatatgcaatACGTATAATATTGATaatacaataataaaaaaaacaaaattcaGTGATACTCTAGGAAGTACAGTTAAAAAACTAAATAAACTCAATAAAGAAAGTTACCAAAATTATGAAgaatgtaaatataaaagaataccaaaaattttaatagaaaaaaatgtatttaaagataaaaaaataaaatatatagtaGGTATAGAAAATACCTGTGATGATACTTGCGTATGTGTAATTGATTCAAATCTTAATATAATTAGAAATGTTATTATTTCACATTTTAAAATAgttcataaatataaaggtgtttatcctttttttattagttctattaataatatatttttaaaacattatgTGGAGaaaattttacataatattagtaaaaaaaataaaaattaataaaaaaaactattcaaataattatatatatatatatatatatatatatatatatatatgcatgtgTGTGATTATTTTtacctttttcttttttcatttagaTAAAAAGAAAGTTAGTTGTTATGCTTTAAGTGTATGCCCAGGAATACCAATGAATATGGAAGCAGcgaaaaattatataggagaaataaataaagaaaataagattataaaaataagttcAGTAAATCATATATTTGCACATATTCTATCTCcattattttttcctttttacaCGGATATAAATACTTACACAAATTGTTATGagtacaaaaaatataacatagataaaatagaaaatgaaaGTTTGATTGACATTAATATGTcagatattataaaaaatgatgatgAAAAGAAAGAAAGGATTAAGGAAATTTTAGaagttttaaataaaaatattgtacATAAACAAAAATCAATTAATTTGAATGAAcaagaatttttaaattatgcaTCTTATATTctcaaaagaaaaagaaaaaaagaagataaggAAAACATAAATGGAAAAgaggaaaatgaaaatttaaataaatttccaGTTGGATATTTGAAAGACGGATATATTTGCGTTTTGGTTTCAGGAGGTAGTACAGAAGTTTACAagattcaaaaaaataaaaaaaatgatatacaCGTGAGCAAAATTTCAAAGACTGTTGACATATCTATTGGAGATATAATAGATAAAATATCTCGAGAACTTGAACTTCCTGTAGGTTTAGGAGGAGGTCCTTTTCTTGAAATGAAAGCAaaagaatttattaaaaaattaaaaagaaaaagattaaatgaagaaaattataGTGACCCTTTTCAACCGTTTCCAACTCCATTTTCatctaataatataataaatttttcgtaagaaaattaatctttatattttttttaaatgtacgTTATActgtataattatttttcttaaatcttaatttatgaaattataatttttttttttaaacttacAGATTTTCTGGAATTTTTAACCATATAAGTAAGATTATAAAAAACTTAAGGAAAGAAAAATCATTTGAAATGGAGAAAGATAGATATGCTTATTATTGCCAAAAAAACATTTTCAGtcatttattaaaacaactgaataaaattatgtatttttcTGAACTTCAtttcaatataaaaaatttatgcatAGTAGGAGGTGTTGgttgtaataattttttatatcaaagTTTAAAAGATATAGCTTTGAATAGAGATAAAATAGAATGTCagataaaagaatataataaattaaaaaaaaggttaaaaaaaaaaataaaaataattgataAGGAAAATTTTGAAACATCAAATATATCAGAGAATAAccatgaaaaagaaaatgaattaaattcttttttaatatggaaaatttatttgaaataccttttaaaaaaaaaaaaaaaagaagatattttATCAGCATTAAAATCCTTTAACTTTGAAGATTTTACGAATCTCAAGAGGAATgggcatttttttttagaagattccacttttttaaataattcaagTAAGTTTTTATcttaacatatatattcaaATTTTCTTACTAATAAACATATAAGCAACTTTGTCTTTCTTCTaaatctttaatttttttttttaatatttcttttttattttattaatttatagcTTCTTGGAAGATATATAAAACACCATCAAATCTTAGTAGAGATAATGCCGCTATGATATGTTTTAAcgcttttttaaatttacataataaaatgtaatcatatatatacatatgtaatgaatatataaaataattaatatgaatacatttaaaagattttattttattttatttttctctatAGTAATATACATGAGGACACTTCCGAAGTTAAAATTAAACCAGTAGTTACAACAAAACTAGAGaataattttcttcttttatctgatataattatttttgatGTGTATATAgaacatttaaataataaaaaagtgtATTAGTAAATTATTATACCATTATAATTTGATTACAttaattgtaaaaatataacttaataaaacataaataaatattttatcaaatatttataatattttgaattaaaaaaagaattttatatataatatacataaaaaatcaaaaaataaaatatatgaaaacaTATAAAAGCATATTTTggataaacattttttattttttttttttgttaaaagagtaaaataagtaaatttAGTACgggaaatttaaaaaaattttaaaattttaataatatatagtaatcaaatttatatacttcattgtatgtatatatatatatatatatgtaaaatgtTGTatgaagaattttttttctaaaagttgcagatttttttttaaaaaaaaagaaaagaaatatatattgataAACCAAAAAAGAcaaatatttaattcttgaaacaacaataataataatattttttaaagaattttttaaaattattacatattttaaatatatattaaataagtttattaaaaacaaaaaaaaataattaaacattaaaattacaaaaaaatattaaattacggaaaacaaaaaaaaaaaaaaaaaaaaaaaaaattgataatttgaaaaaataatgttCTTTTTAAGAAtcatttataatttcataTGTGTACAATAATgattaataatagaaaagtattttttatgaGGAAGAAAAAGATCTTCTATATTTctgataaatttttttttttcataatgtTTAAAATAGTTATAAAATTCTGATTCACttaatttattatctttgtttctatttttaataacaGAATTTAAACATACATAAggctgaaaaaaaaattgtttattATAGTCATGTAAAAGTTGATATAGTCTactaacaaaaaaaaatttttttttttgataaaaatatttttgctTAATAGAGCTTTGGATACATATATGAATCCTCCCTATTTCAATatctttataaattttaaagaaatattttccattttctttgtagatattatataatttaaaatgtaTATTAATGAACGAACATCCTATTTTGTGGggtataacaaaaatatgatttttgttaataattTTAGCTGATAATATACTACTATGTgaaatattcaaaaataatttagcATTCAAAGGAAACATAACactttcaatatttttattatataaatcaaTGTGAAAATATTGTATAACATTAAGTGGaatatattttgaataataattatttacttttGCACCAATAATATCAGATAtataaacttttattttcttttctacttttttttgtttatctctaaaatatataaaatgctcattctctttttcttcagtatatattttttttgttattgaTAATGGATAATgcttattaaatatattaaaataatgaaaattttgatGAAATTCATATAGGGAATTTGtacttaaatatatataaggtaaattgatatttttaaaattattcttaaCATGAATATTATATACTTCAGAACTTATAATGTTATTATCACACATGAAATtaagatataataaataactcCCTTCCTTGTATGCTTTAATAGATAAAAAGTTATCTGAAGATGATATTAGATTTTTTgttatagttttttttttatttcctctatttttctttttaagatgaatacttttttttaaaatggtATCTTCCATATTCTCCATTTTGTCATTTatagtaatatttttattatttacaaaatattctaatttatatgaattacaattattattattattatttaaaatactaaaatcaataaatgtaaatatattttttaatttatcattaaATTTAACAAAAGTACTTAACTCTTTATTTAATGGTAAGTAAAAAGTGTCATTATGAAAAAGTTCTATTGTATATAAAAGATCAACAGTTAtatctattttaaaaaaataaagatttcTTATGCTTTCTTCTTCtatatcattaaaatttttttttttatatttataataattgagataatatttttctatttcataaaaatctAAATCAAATTTTTCAAGtggaataaaattttttctagGAAATATATCATAATAACTTTCAAATATTggatatatatgaatttcGCTAATTCCTATATTTTCTGTCTTTATCAAGcagatatatttatttacttcatcagttcttaaaattttttgaacTTTTATAACGTAatcattttttgaaatacATACAACTTTTGATATAAGAGGATGATCAAAGCGAAATAATAACTCTATAGTTTGATTAAAAGGATATAAAAGCATATTTCTTTCATTATACAATATTCCTCTGGAATATATAACTAATTCTATTATATTTGATAAAAtggaaatatatttattatataatttgtaGGTTACTTCAATTTGTACATAATACTTATTTGGGATTGAACAATGcacataataaaataaatctgataataaatcatttatctcgaattttttttttatttcatttaaaattttgtgATTTTCTTTCAAGCGGAAATCTATAtactttatataaattttactgtaatcatataataattttatttttaaaaattctttaggAATATATTGAAACTTCTTATTATGTTCATCAAAAAATTCAATTCTTAAAGGAATAAGTTGATTAATTTCAACATTTTTAGataatatagaaatttttactttagatattttattaaaaattatattaacatCCAAATGCTCAGTCTCATAaatcaatttattttttattgttaatGTTCCTTCTACTATATAATttgaagaaatatatattggtGTACAATGTTTTAAATaactaatattatttaaatcaacTATACtatacactttttttttgttataatataatttttcttcatcaaTATAATTCAAAATTTCTATTTGCCTATTACCTTTGAATGAATAATCTAAACTTTTTATCGAAGcattacatataaaaaatttataataaatgtgtttagaataaaataaagttaaattatcataataagtgtatattttatcataaaaatttagaaacaAATGTTTCTCAAAATAATCAAAACGATTATcacttttataattatacttaacagataataaaaataaattgttaGTAAAATTCTTGAAATCATTTAGatcattaaaatattcattgCCGTATTGAAAATAGTTcacatttttgttattataatttaaaagtattttattatttgtattaattatatgttttctttttttttgctcaatttctaaataatttgatttatttttaaaacatttctGTTGAAAATCTAATAAATAGGGTTCCAGTGTATATTGAAAAGTTTCGTTAGTTAAAATAAcgttttcattttcatctatCAGAAATGCTTTGAAATaataatcattatttttatataatgatatattatcatcatttaaaacatataaattttttacatttttgtCAAAAATTGTTATATGCATTGAGGAAGGATATTTAAAGTGAACTgggaaataattttttgtataaattGTAGTCTTGTTACTATTTATCATTTCTACAACTATATTAGATTTTATGTATTTGCTTTTACTAGAGttacaataaataatataatatttttttataagaaaatatatatcataataatttattgaactcatattgtttttatatatgttgtaataattattagaattattcttttttgttttatttgttttactttttgtttcttctttgtgtttttcatttaataatgaatgatcatatataaattcatattcatataattttctattatataaCTTCGCAGGGTAATGTGtcttattttcaaaaaaaacatcattattaaatatattcttaaaaataacCTTCTGTGAGAAtgtttgaaaaatataagaaaatttttcggagataaataaatttttaaataaagcaATATTACCTTTATACTTTTCATTTAGAAATTCATTTTCTCTTATAACTAATTCTTTCATTCCCATTTCTGGGAAAATATTTACTTTAAATGGAATTTCATTGAAACCGTCATATACTATTACATTACCAACCtgattaaattttataaatttactGCATACAAAGTCTTGgcaaaaaagaattttcaCTTTCTTATATGTATGAATGATTACATTTTTtgacaattttttattttttctatatttcaTTTCAATCAAAGcattaccttttttttttccttttatttgAATGAATGCACATGcatctttatattttattggtaattttgaaaaattataaatatttttttttatctcgATAGAATCCTTATcgtaatttattataatatcattatttattttatgaaagcaggtattcaattttatttttgtattactgttttttttttttttttttagataccccttttcaattttaattaattttcttttttttttacttgtGTTATAAAgcaaagaagaaaatatgaaaagacttttataaaagtatttcatttttcttgataatttttcttcCTCCTTTGTAGGAACATtattcaaatatattttttttttcttttttataaaagttaaCTTATCTGAGAtatctaaattattaatactaTAATtcataaagaaatatatatttgtaatttcatttatttcaataaaatttttttctacaaCAATAGAATAATcacttattttttcaaaaatatgtattttagaaataaaacaattattaaaatcataTTCATcgcaaaataatataataatataattaagtttatttttatgatatacgtattcttttttattattattattattaatattcattctctttctttttatttcaataCTACTTTCGcttatatttacatttaaaaaattatatttattaattacttttactatatatttatttttaaatcctCCATAACAtttgtaataaaatttttcatcaggcacaataaaaagaatagTCATTATAAAATCATCTTTAATATAGCATATTACTGGATTTGATATGATAAtgtctttatatattttattataactcttataaaatatatgaaatgaATTTATTCCATTATATAcagttaaaaaataatttgctAAATTTTCATCAACTTTATATAAAGTATATAtgttgaaattatttttatttagagATAAAAtccatttatatttattatttttattattatttgtgtTGTACAATTTTCTATTGTTCTCATTGTATAGTTGTATAGTACACAAATATCTTCTCCCTAATATAAAATGTAAACTTTGTTTTCCATTTTTGttgtttataaaataatttttaatataataattatcaaaataataattattttggtaataaaaatgatttctcaatttatatatttcattttggataagatttttttcattagatttattctttttactCGATAAAAAATTAGGTTTATTATGATAAATTGGATAAATACAATTGACATCAGTTTCTtttactttatatatatataaaagcgatgtaaatttttgtttgttttctatatttttaataattatatgcatattatcttcgtttatatttttcttaactCGTATGACTTCATTCGATATAATATCATAGTTTTTACTTGGTTCAATTTTGTACTTATTTTGAAAACTAGTTATATAGTTCAACTCGAAGCatttcaataattttatatgttctaaattcttttttataatatttttttgattatattttaataagtaCTGTtcctctatttttttaatttctacaTCCCTTTTTAAAACATATCTATCTTTATGAAAAGCATATAAACAATTACTATCAATAATACTATCCCTTTTCTTTAAAACTAACTTAATGATAGATTCTTCTGGAAATTCTAATTTATTTGGGAGTAATAACaaatattcataaataaaaataatcacaaaaaaaaagatatctTTACATTTATTACGTAGtactataaataattttgttattcctgtctttttttttgtttcaattaataattcatacctgcttttattatattttactttagcatatttaatataatgcTCATCAAAAtaaactttaaaaatattgcTTTTAGAacaaatattctttttattatctgaaattacataaataatttGTTTGTACTTTTCATTGACATAAGTAACAATGTAATTATTTGTCATGAAAATGTGATCAGTTACATTATATTctacatatatatgttttttttgtttattttttttatcaactCTTATGATAAACGACAATAATGatttacaaatttttttgtttttatttaataaaatcagTATTTCATTGGAACATATATTAGTAGTAGTAACCCATTTAcctctatttttttcaatttttttcgATTTCtgctcttttttttttatatcattttttaaatatattatttcaaaaaaatcctcttttatataataccAGAAATAACATGAATCTGAATTAAAAGAACTATAATATCTCATAATTCTATTTTCATTCAAATTATTGAATGAAATAACATCTTTATCTGATATAATTTCATTTCCTGTTCCTATAAAGtatactaaaaaatataccAGAAGAAATATTaccattttatatttttattttattttattttt
Proteins encoded in this window:
- the KAE1 gene encoding peptidase, M22 family, putative, coding for MKNVIKNIVLYIFCFIQHTKYICNTYNIDNTIIKKTKFSDTLGSTVKKLNKLNKESYQNYEECKYKRIPKILIEKNVFKDKKIKYIVGIENTCDDTCVCVIDSNLNIIRNVIISHFKIVHKYKGVYPFFISSINNIFLKHYVEKILHNINKKKVSCYALSVCPGIPMNMEAAKNYIGEINKENKIIKISSVNHIFAHILSPLFFPFYTDINTYTNCYEYKKYNIDKIENESLIDINMSDIIKNDDEKKERIKEILEVLNKNIVHKQKSINLNEQEFLNYASYILKRKRKKEDKENINGKEENENLNKFPVGYLKDGYICVLVSGGSTEVYKIQKNKKNDIHVSKISKTVDISIGDIIDKISRELELPVGLGGGPFLEMKAKEFIKKLKRKRLNEENYSDPFQPFPTPFSSNNIINFSFSGIFNHISKIIKNLRKEKSFEMEKDRYAYYCQKNIFSHLLKQLNKIMYFSELHFNIKNLCIVGGVGCNNFLYQSLKDIALNRDKIECQIKEYNKLKKRLKKKIKIIDKENFETSNISENNHEKENELNSFLIWKIYLKYLLKKKKKEDILSALKSFNFEDFTNLKRNGHFFLEDSTFLNNSTSWKIYKTPSNLSRDNAAMICFNAFLNLHNKINIHEDTSEVKIKPVVTTKLENNFLLLSDIIIFDVYIEHLNNKKVY